From Nicotiana tabacum cultivar K326 chromosome 22, ASM71507v2, whole genome shotgun sequence, one genomic window encodes:
- the LOC107781481 gene encoding putative E3 ubiquitin-protein ligase BAH1-like 1 yields the protein MKFCKKYEEYMEGQLGQNNKKLPRVGLKKLKKILKRCRRCHQSRSVAADTTTIHDCPHQCTVCDGSFFPSLLKEMSEVVGCFNKCAQRLLERHLSSGFRKCLILLKERIQGNHIALVQEGRELVTYAIINAIAMRKILKKYDKVHYSKQGQAFKSQAQSMHIEILQSPWLCELMAFHINLRENKARNEKALALFDGCFLIFNEGKPSLSCELFDSIKLDINLTCSICLDTVFDPVSLTCGHIFCYICACKGASVTIVDGLQAANPKEKCPLCREEGVYEGAVRLEELSILLSRSCPEYWKERLQTERVERVRLVKEHWDNQCRAFIGV from the exons ATGAAATTTTGCAAGAAATATGAGGAGTATATGGAGGGGCAATTAGGGCAGAATAATAAGAAACTGCCAAGAGTTGGTCTTAAGAAACTGAAGAAAATATTGAAGAGGTGTAGAAGGTGCCACCAATCACGTAGTGTTGCTGCAGATACCACCACTATACATGATTGCCCTCATCAATGCACAG TTTGTGATGGAAGTTTTTTTCCATCTCTCCTTAAGGAGATGTCTGAAGTAGTTGGctgctttaataaatgtgcacaGAGATTGCTTGAACGTCATCTCTCCTCGGGTTTTCGCAAGTGTCTTATCTTGCTCAAAGAAAGAATACAAGGAAACCATATTGCTTTAGTTCAAGAAGGAAGAGAACTGGTCACCTATGCGATAATCAATGCAATTGCCATGCGTAAAATACTTAAGAAATATGACAAG GTTCACTATTCTAAGCAAGGTCAGGCATTCAAGTCACAAGCTCAAAGTATGCACATTGAGATCCTTCAATCCCCCTGGCTCTGCGAGCTTATGGCTTTTCACATCAATTTGagagaaaataaggcaagaaatgaGAAGGCTCTTGCACTTTTTGACGGTTGCTTCCTGATATTCAATGAAGGGAAACCATCTCTCTCTTGTGAGCTCTTTGATTCTATCAAGCTTGATATTAATTTGACCTGTTCTATTTGCTTG GATACCGTGTTTGACCCAGTATCTCTCACTTGTGGCCATATCTTCTGCTATATCTGTGCTTGCAAAGGTGCATCTGTGACCATAGTGGATGGACTGCAGGCGGCAAATCCTAAGGAAAAATGCCCTCTCTGCCGAGAG GAAGGAGTTTATGAAGGTGCTGTGCGTCTAGAAGAGCTTAGCATTCTATTGAGCAGAAG TTGCCCTGAGTATTGGAAAGAGCGTCTTCAGACCGAGAGAGTAGAAAGGGTCCGGCTTGTTAAGGAGCATTGGGATAATCAGTGCCGTGCATTCATTGGTGTCTAA